A genomic segment from uncultured Desulfuromonas sp. encodes:
- a CDS encoding YifB family Mg chelatase-like AAA ATPase, protein MLANLLSGALIGIDAYPVEVEVDVAQGLPQFSTVGLPEGAVKESKDRVKSAIKNSGYDFPVRRITVNLAPADIRKDAASLDLPMALGILAATGTVGEKARRYLYMGELSLDGRIKPVRGTLPVAAAAKDWNLDGLILPRDNAAEGAAVQGLPVYPVDNLAQVVTFLNDENELHPLTEPSLPLAPSNFLEENFSEVCGQQHAKRALEVAAAGGHNILMVGPPGSGKTMLARRIPTVLPQLDFSEALETTKIHSVSGLLGHHESLIRQRPFRAPHHSISDAGLIGGGTIPRPGEVSLSHNGVLFLDELPEFRKNVLEMLRQPLEDGQVVISRAALSLTYPANFMLVAAMNPCPCGYLGDSHHACHCTPQQLQRYRMRLSGPLLDRIDLHIEVPRVHHQDLVDNQSGESSETIRRRVELARQVQRERFHKHQLYINAQMQSRHIRTFCALQSEGEQLLAQVTQRLGLSARSYGRILKVARTIADLSGEQNILQPHLAEAIQYRSLDRPVHR, encoded by the coding sequence ATGCTGGCTAACTTATTATCTGGTGCATTGATTGGCATTGATGCCTACCCCGTCGAGGTCGAAGTCGATGTTGCCCAAGGCCTGCCACAGTTCTCTACGGTCGGCCTGCCGGAAGGTGCCGTCAAAGAGAGTAAAGACCGGGTCAAGTCAGCCATAAAAAACAGCGGCTACGATTTTCCGGTGCGGCGCATCACTGTCAATCTGGCTCCGGCAGATATCCGCAAAGATGCGGCATCCCTTGATCTACCCATGGCCTTGGGCATTCTTGCCGCCACCGGGACCGTTGGCGAAAAAGCCCGGCGCTATCTCTATATGGGCGAGCTGTCCCTTGATGGACGCATTAAACCGGTGCGCGGCACCCTGCCTGTTGCCGCCGCCGCGAAAGACTGGAATCTCGACGGACTGATCCTGCCGCGTGACAATGCCGCTGAGGGCGCGGCCGTTCAGGGACTCCCCGTGTATCCGGTTGACAACCTTGCTCAGGTGGTCACTTTTCTTAACGATGAAAACGAGCTCCACCCGCTCACCGAGCCGTCACTCCCTCTGGCACCCAGCAATTTTCTCGAAGAGAATTTCAGTGAAGTCTGTGGTCAACAACATGCCAAACGTGCTCTCGAAGTCGCTGCCGCAGGCGGCCACAACATCCTCATGGTTGGCCCTCCCGGCAGCGGTAAAACCATGCTGGCCCGTCGCATCCCCACGGTTCTGCCACAACTTGATTTCAGTGAAGCATTGGAAACCACTAAAATCCACTCCGTATCCGGGCTGTTGGGCCACCATGAATCTCTCATCCGCCAGAGACCATTCCGTGCACCTCATCATTCTATCTCCGATGCCGGATTGATCGGCGGTGGCACCATTCCCCGCCCCGGTGAGGTCAGCCTGTCGCATAACGGTGTACTGTTTCTCGACGAACTGCCCGAGTTCCGCAAAAATGTTCTCGAAATGCTGCGACAACCCTTGGAAGACGGGCAGGTGGTCATTAGCCGCGCGGCACTGAGCCTCACCTATCCGGCTAACTTCATGCTGGTCGCGGCCATGAATCCCTGCCCCTGCGGCTACCTTGGCGACAGTCATCACGCCTGCCACTGCACGCCGCAACAGCTGCAGCGCTACCGCATGCGCTTATCCGGGCCTCTTCTTGATCGGATCGATTTACACATTGAAGTGCCGCGCGTCCATCATCAGGACCTGGTCGACAACCAGAGCGGAGAATCGAGCGAAACCATCCGCCGCCGGGTTGAACTCGCCCGTCAGGTGCAACGCGAACGGTTCCACAAACATCAGCTCTACATCAATGCTCAGATGCAATCGCGTCATATCCGTACATTCTGTGCACTCCAAAGCGAAGGCGAACAACTTCTCGCCCAGGTCACCCAACGCCTCGGCCTGTCAGCACGCAGCTATGGCCGCATCCTCAAAGTCGCCCGCACCATTGCCGACCTGAGTGGCGAACAAAACATTCTTCAACCCCACTTGGCCGAAGCAATTCAATACCGTTCTCTGGACAGACCGGTACATCGTTGA
- a CDS encoding ABC transporter permease, with the protein MKPDWKHRLWRIIGPALLIVLIWQLTALAVSSIRGVAFPTPLTTLQRLAELIADQPLAGHSLFHHIAVSLTRWLDAFVIAALCGIAYGLFSSRWNALRELTAPIPQLLLLIPGLAWIPVAILVFGIGEGATRFMIAMTAFAPIALATINGIKGVNVHYIRAAQMLGASSTTLFFQVLLPAALPAVISGLRIGLGNSWRVLVAAEMVVGSGSGLGFSIIEARWSLDYPSALACVVVICLIGLILEYGLIRPLEKRTLERWMVQRRNRDV; encoded by the coding sequence ATGAAACCTGATTGGAAGCACCGCCTATGGCGCATTATCGGACCCGCCTTGTTGATTGTCCTTATCTGGCAACTCACCGCACTCGCGGTCAGCAGTATACGCGGTGTCGCCTTTCCCACCCCGTTGACCACCTTACAGCGACTGGCAGAACTGATTGCCGATCAGCCTTTGGCGGGACACAGCCTCTTCCACCATATCGCCGTCAGCCTGACGCGCTGGCTGGATGCCTTTGTGATCGCAGCCCTGTGCGGCATCGCTTATGGCCTGTTCAGCAGTCGCTGGAACGCGCTACGCGAACTGACCGCCCCCATTCCGCAGTTGCTGTTATTGATTCCCGGTCTGGCATGGATTCCGGTGGCCATTCTGGTTTTTGGTATCGGTGAAGGAGCAACCCGTTTCATGATTGCCATGACCGCGTTCGCACCGATTGCCCTGGCCACCATCAACGGCATCAAGGGTGTTAATGTCCATTACATCCGCGCCGCTCAGATGCTCGGCGCTTCATCAACCACCCTGTTTTTTCAGGTTTTGCTGCCCGCCGCGCTTCCTGCTGTGATCAGTGGCTTGCGCATCGGACTCGGCAACAGCTGGCGGGTGCTGGTGGCTGCTGAAATGGTTGTTGGCAGTGGCAGTGGTCTGGGATTTTCCATCATTGAAGCACGCTGGAGTCTCGACTATCCGTCGGCGCTGGCCTGCGTCGTGGTGATCTGTTTGATCGGTCTGATTCTGGAATACGGCCTGATTCGCCCTCTTGAAAAACGCACACTGGAGCGTTGGATGGTGCAACGGAGAAATCGCGATGTTTAA
- a CDS encoding MarR family transcriptional regulator — protein MNVSNSYRHDTGFVPQVVETEHRDSHETPDVPKSSYDLRILQSLRRVIRAVDLHSRKLAMQYNITGPQLACLTAMAELGPMTASALARSVYLSPSTIVGILDRLEQKGLAERHRSEKDRRVVQVSLTASGYDLVNENPSSLQENLANGLNGLPELEQVSITMALERIVELMEAGNIDASPVLETGALVRNETAKDNF, from the coding sequence ATGAATGTTTCTAATTCTTATCGTCATGACACGGGGTTTGTTCCTCAGGTCGTTGAAACAGAACATCGTGACTCACATGAGACCCCCGATGTACCGAAAAGCAGTTACGATTTACGGATTTTACAATCGTTGCGCCGGGTGATACGTGCCGTCGATCTTCACTCCCGTAAGTTGGCCATGCAGTACAATATTACCGGTCCGCAACTGGCCTGTTTGACAGCCATGGCTGAATTGGGGCCGATGACAGCTTCTGCCCTAGCGCGTAGTGTTTATTTGAGCCCGAGCACCATCGTTGGCATTCTCGATCGCCTTGAGCAGAAAGGGCTGGCTGAACGTCATCGCAGTGAAAAGGATCGGCGGGTGGTGCAGGTGTCTTTGACGGCGTCAGGCTATGATCTGGTGAACGAAAACCCGTCGTCATTGCAGGAAAATCTGGCAAACGGGCTGAATGGACTGCCGGAATTGGAACAGGTCTCCATCACGATGGCTTTGGAACGAATTGTGGAACTGATGGAGGCCGGCAATATTGATGCGTCACCGGTATTGGAAACCGGTGCGTTGGTGCGCAACGAAACAGCAAAAGACAATTTCTAA
- the ablA gene encoding lysine 2,3-aminomutase, whose translation MSIFNKAQQDIAEQLGDEKIVLSKWKDWKWQMSKCIKSVDAFEQLLGIEFEPEHRKRVEKTVETFPLSITPYYLSLINADDYANDPVFRQAFPVPDELQVLEHEMADPLAEDQDSPAPGITHRYPDRVLFHISNICSMYCRHCTRKRKVGDQDTVPGRQEIEAGLDYIRSNPVVRDVLLSGGDPLMLSDDSLDWILTELGKIEHVQVVRIGTRMPVVLPYRITDDLVAMLKKHHPLWINTHFNHPREITTSSKEAVRKLADAGIPLGNQTVLLAGVNDCPRIMKALVHKLVANRVRPYYLYQCDLSEGLTHFRTPVGKGIEIMESLRGHTSGFAVPTYVVDAPGGGGKIPLNPNYLVSLSTNKVVLRNYEGVITTYKEPDSYEQYFCDRNCEACDLQLQLDEAEECRAIGIEKLLADHDDTISLTPEHNERMERRGQ comes from the coding sequence ATGTCGATTTTTAACAAAGCTCAGCAGGATATTGCCGAACAGCTCGGTGATGAAAAAATCGTTTTATCAAAATGGAAAGACTGGAAATGGCAGATGAGCAAATGCATCAAAAGTGTCGATGCCTTTGAACAGCTGCTCGGTATTGAATTCGAACCTGAGCACCGCAAGCGCGTCGAGAAGACCGTTGAAACTTTTCCATTGTCCATTACGCCCTATTATCTCTCGCTGATCAATGCCGACGACTATGCCAACGATCCGGTGTTTCGTCAGGCCTTTCCCGTCCCTGATGAATTGCAGGTTCTGGAGCATGAGATGGCGGATCCACTGGCAGAAGATCAGGATAGCCCGGCCCCTGGGATTACCCACCGTTATCCGGATCGCGTTCTGTTTCATATCAGCAATATTTGCTCCATGTATTGCCGACACTGCACGCGCAAACGCAAGGTTGGTGATCAGGATACCGTCCCCGGACGTCAGGAAATTGAAGCCGGTCTTGATTACATCCGGTCCAATCCTGTGGTCCGCGATGTCTTGCTGTCCGGGGGCGACCCACTGATGCTGTCAGACGATTCTCTTGACTGGATTCTCACCGAGCTGGGCAAAATCGAGCATGTTCAAGTGGTGCGCATCGGAACCCGTATGCCTGTTGTGCTGCCCTACCGCATTACCGATGACCTGGTGGCGATGTTGAAAAAACATCATCCGCTCTGGATCAATACCCATTTTAACCATCCCCGCGAGATCACGACCTCGTCCAAAGAGGCGGTGCGCAAACTGGCCGATGCCGGTATTCCGCTCGGCAATCAGACGGTTCTGCTCGCTGGAGTCAACGACTGCCCACGGATCATGAAGGCCCTGGTGCACAAGCTGGTCGCCAATCGGGTCCGCCCCTACTATTTGTATCAGTGTGATTTGTCGGAAGGGCTGACCCACTTTCGCACGCCGGTCGGCAAAGGGATTGAGATCATGGAAAGCTTGCGTGGTCATACCAGCGGCTTTGCCGTGCCGACCTACGTGGTGGATGCCCCCGGTGGTGGCGGCAAAATTCCGCTCAATCCCAACTATCTCGTCTCGCTGTCGACCAATAAGGTGGTGCTGCGCAACTATGAAGGGGTGATCACCACCTACAAAGAGCCGGACAGCTACGAGCAGTATTTCTGTGATCGCAACTGTGAGGCCTGTGATCTGCAGCTGCAGTTGGATGAAGCTGAGGAATGTCGCGCTATCGGCATTGAGAAGCTGTTAGCCGATCATGATGACACCATTTCACTCACCCCGGAACATAACGAAAGGATGGAACGACGCGGACAATGA
- a CDS encoding ABC transporter ATP-binding protein, whose amino-acid sequence MFKFDAVCLGYPSARRGQGQPLNIIDKLSLTLHPNEFICVLGPSGCGKTTLLNLAAGFLKPDQGQVLFDGETILGPSPRRGVVFQDATLFPWRTVLGNVMFGLRRQGMPRHQARSQAITILTQVGLGDHIDAWPVTLSGGMRQRAALARILALNPQALLMDEPFSALDANSREHLQDTLLDLWHNQPRTVLYITHSVEEAAYLADRVLIFGPAPHHVCADLSVPLARPRYRSSSEVQQLARTLRQQLNQLPCCLKPLSVKDSS is encoded by the coding sequence ATGTTTAAATTTGACGCTGTCTGCCTCGGCTATCCATCGGCACGTCGCGGCCAGGGACAACCCCTCAACATTATTGACAAGCTGTCGTTGACCCTGCATCCAAACGAATTTATCTGCGTTCTCGGTCCCAGCGGCTGCGGTAAAACCACACTACTCAATCTTGCTGCCGGATTTCTCAAACCGGACCAGGGGCAGGTCCTTTTTGACGGTGAAACGATTCTCGGCCCCTCGCCGCGACGCGGTGTCGTGTTTCAGGATGCCACCCTGTTTCCATGGCGAACCGTCCTGGGCAATGTCATGTTCGGCTTACGCCGTCAGGGTATGCCGCGCCATCAGGCCCGCAGTCAGGCCATCACCATTTTGACCCAAGTTGGTTTGGGAGACCATATTGACGCCTGGCCGGTCACCCTCTCCGGCGGCATGCGCCAGCGGGCAGCGCTGGCACGCATCCTCGCCCTGAACCCGCAAGCTCTGCTCATGGACGAGCCGTTCAGCGCTCTGGATGCCAACAGTCGCGAACACCTGCAAGACACGTTGCTCGATTTATGGCACAATCAACCACGTACGGTGCTCTACATCACCCACAGCGTCGAAGAAGCCGCCTATCTGGCAGATCGGGTATTGATCTTTGGTCCTGCGCCGCATCACGTATGCGCAGACCTGTCCGTTCCTTTAGCGCGCCCTCGCTATCGCTCCAGCAGCGAGGTTCAGCAGTTGGCCCGCACCTTACGTCAACAGCTCAATCAGTTGCCGTGCTGCCTGAAGCCTTTGTCTGTAAAGGATTCGTCATGA
- a CDS encoding NrtA/SsuA/CpmA family ABC transporter substrate-binding protein, translated as MKKGLLIALVLCLLPAQGFAGEPLRFAFQNRIGSVLPIIAIKHGFFADEGLDVITQMFSSGPACAEALTSGAADIATMGDTTALIALSRNLPVQLLTSHASGEHRHRLMVMNPTITTVADLRGKRIGVKKGTSTYGGLLKVLSHNGLTEQDVQLINLSPATLIEALQAGSIDAFAASEPTPSMAEMRHAHQLVTFGGLGNNYPILIVAQSRYIKAHPQHIESFMRALHRALEFLQQNPGPAAQIVATTLNLPLSVINQAMARHDYHLKLDENILASLRDTGDFLLQQGIIRQQPKLPQLGSVMAGK; from the coding sequence ATGAAAAAAGGACTGCTTATCGCTCTAGTGCTCTGTCTGTTGCCGGCACAGGGCTTTGCCGGAGAGCCATTGCGCTTCGCCTTTCAGAACCGTATCGGCAGTGTGCTGCCGATTATCGCCATCAAACACGGCTTCTTTGCCGATGAAGGTTTGGACGTTATCACCCAGATGTTCAGTAGTGGTCCAGCTTGTGCCGAAGCGCTGACTTCAGGCGCGGCAGATATCGCCACCATGGGCGACACCACGGCCCTGATCGCCCTGTCTCGCAATCTGCCCGTGCAACTGCTGACCAGCCATGCCAGCGGCGAGCACCGTCATCGTCTGATGGTCATGAACCCGACCATCACGACTGTTGCTGATTTGCGCGGTAAACGGATCGGCGTTAAAAAAGGCACCTCAACCTATGGCGGACTACTAAAGGTTCTGAGCCACAATGGCTTAACGGAACAGGATGTCCAACTGATCAATCTGAGCCCGGCGACATTGATCGAAGCTCTGCAGGCCGGGTCCATTGACGCCTTTGCCGCCAGTGAACCGACACCGTCCATGGCAGAAATGCGTCATGCACATCAACTGGTCACATTCGGCGGTCTTGGCAATAACTATCCCATTCTTATCGTTGCTCAGTCCCGTTATATCAAGGCGCATCCGCAACACATTGAATCTTTTATGCGTGCCCTGCATCGAGCCCTGGAGTTTTTACAGCAAAATCCCGGTCCTGCCGCTCAGATTGTCGCCACCACGCTTAACCTGCCCCTGAGTGTCATTAATCAGGCCATGGCGCGTCACGACTACCACCTCAAACTGGACGAAAACATTCTCGCCAGCCTGCGAGACACCGGCGACTTTCTGTTACAACAAGGGATTATCCGCCAACAGCCGAAGTTGCCGCAACTCGGTTCAGTAATGGCGGGAAAGTGA
- a CDS encoding KamA family radical SAM protein, producing the protein MSDDRGATTQTWQQQLANFVNTIERLEQYVNLTDEERRILENNTTTWGTTPYFASLMDADDPQCPIRKQVIPSSQEQHNTYGMDDYLVWKENRDTEEVRPDSIARQYKDRVAFTVTQTCGIYCRHCFRKELVVDGDLALDFNVDEGLDWISQHPEVRDVLITGGDPLLLPDEKIATLIERLRAIPHIEMIRFGSRLPIVMPQRITPELQEILGGNHRVPIWLNTQCNHPKELTEQTAQAVYDLMCCGVNVGNQAVLLKGINDDVETFRELHQKLLRVRIRPYYVFYCEAAPGIDHFRTPVEKGAELIRDALRGHTTGLAQPMYVVATNVGKIPLMPDYYMIDKDDEQYTLRNHKGQITHLPNIPE; encoded by the coding sequence ATGTCTGATGACCGTGGCGCCACCACGCAAACATGGCAGCAGCAACTGGCTAACTTTGTCAATACCATCGAACGACTCGAGCAGTATGTGAATCTCACCGACGAAGAGCGGCGGATTCTCGAAAATAACACCACCACCTGGGGCACTACGCCCTATTTTGCCTCGCTGATGGATGCGGATGACCCGCAGTGTCCGATCCGTAAGCAGGTGATCCCCTCCAGTCAGGAACAGCACAACACCTACGGCATGGACGACTATCTGGTGTGGAAGGAAAACCGTGACACCGAAGAGGTGCGGCCGGACAGTATCGCCCGCCAGTACAAGGATCGTGTCGCCTTTACCGTCACCCAAACCTGCGGTATCTACTGCCGTCACTGTTTTCGCAAGGAGTTGGTGGTCGATGGTGATCTGGCCCTCGATTTCAATGTTGATGAGGGGCTGGACTGGATCAGCCAACATCCTGAAGTGCGTGATGTGCTGATCACCGGTGGCGACCCGCTGCTGTTACCCGATGAAAAAATTGCCACCCTGATTGAGCGGCTGCGCGCCATCCCCCATATCGAGATGATCCGCTTCGGTTCGCGGCTGCCGATCGTAATGCCCCAGCGCATCACACCGGAATTGCAGGAGATTCTTGGTGGTAACCACAGGGTGCCGATCTGGCTCAATACCCAATGTAACCACCCCAAAGAGTTGACCGAACAGACCGCCCAAGCGGTGTACGATCTGATGTGTTGCGGTGTCAACGTCGGCAACCAGGCGGTGTTGCTCAAGGGGATCAACGACGATGTCGAGACCTTCCGCGAGTTGCATCAGAAGCTGTTGCGCGTCCGTATCCGTCCCTATTATGTCTTTTACTGTGAAGCGGCACCGGGCATTGACCATTTTCGCACACCGGTAGAAAAAGGCGCAGAGCTGATTCGCGATGCCCTGCGTGGCCACACCACCGGTCTGGCACAGCCCATGTATGTGGTGGCCACCAATGTCGGCAAGATTCCGCTGATGCCGGATTACTACATGATCGACAAGGACGACGAGCAATACACCCTGCGCAACCATAAAGGCCAGATCACTCATTTGCCCAATATTCCAGAGTGA
- a CDS encoding alginate export family protein, which yields MKHLLCIFPLVAIATVLSSSVALATSPFSAYIDLRYRYEYQHHFNLKAYGEQPVKGDSCDGFWLQRLRIGGSWQASDWLTIAIGLQDSRVFDSALENDTYFYNKKVDHEKNAYEDQWELYQTYLDLTPSQHHDLKLRLGRQSISYGNNRIFGPGNWGNSGSYHWDAAKLSWHQGDHFFDLLWGAHIIHEPEQYSLRHRHENYGGGFYSHMRINPQWAIEPFYVVKYDDHDRFNGESGTGDLICHSLGSRVTGQIGPLILDATLVGQWGHYGKDDLRAWGAHFQLGHCFSACLWQPSIHLDYSYASGDRDPDDGTCQTFLGVFGSRDSMYGRINLFSWSNLHDAQATFIAKPRKNLSLTMELHRFWLAAKQDGWSLNSSAYCDKTGNSGSHVGDEIDLFVQWRLPSLRDVKGEKITLRIGYSRFWPGEFTKNVADNVAADWLFAQVQYSYRF from the coding sequence ATGAAACACCTGCTTTGTATTTTCCCTCTTGTGGCTATCGCCACCGTACTGAGTTCGTCTGTGGCCCTGGCAACCTCACCGTTTTCCGCGTACATCGACCTGCGTTATCGCTACGAATATCAACACCATTTCAACCTGAAGGCCTACGGCGAACAACCGGTCAAAGGGGACAGCTGCGATGGTTTCTGGCTGCAACGGCTGCGTATCGGCGGAAGCTGGCAGGCGAGTGACTGGCTGACCATTGCCATTGGCTTACAAGATTCACGAGTCTTTGACAGCGCCCTGGAGAATGACACCTACTTCTACAACAAAAAAGTCGATCACGAAAAAAACGCGTATGAAGACCAGTGGGAACTCTACCAGACGTATCTGGATCTCACACCGTCGCAACACCATGACCTGAAACTTCGTCTTGGTCGCCAATCCATCTCTTATGGTAACAACCGCATTTTCGGCCCCGGCAACTGGGGCAACAGCGGCAGCTATCATTGGGATGCCGCCAAACTCTCCTGGCATCAGGGCGACCATTTTTTTGACCTGCTGTGGGGGGCGCACATCATCCACGAGCCGGAACAATACTCCTTGCGGCATCGCCACGAGAACTACGGCGGCGGTTTCTACAGCCATATGCGAATCAATCCCCAATGGGCCATTGAACCTTTTTATGTTGTCAAATACGACGACCATGACAGATTCAACGGCGAAAGCGGCACAGGTGACTTGATCTGCCATAGCCTCGGCAGCCGTGTTACCGGCCAGATCGGTCCGCTTATTCTCGATGCCACCCTGGTCGGCCAGTGGGGCCATTACGGCAAAGACGACTTGCGCGCCTGGGGCGCCCATTTTCAACTGGGCCACTGTTTTTCAGCCTGTTTGTGGCAACCAAGCATCCATCTTGATTACAGCTATGCCTCAGGAGATCGCGATCCGGATGACGGCACCTGTCAGACGTTTCTCGGCGTATTCGGTTCACGCGACAGCATGTATGGACGCATCAATTTGTTTTCGTGGAGCAACCTGCACGATGCCCAGGCGACCTTCATCGCTAAGCCACGTAAAAACCTGAGCCTCACCATGGAGCTGCATCGCTTCTGGCTGGCCGCCAAACAGGATGGCTGGTCCCTGAACAGCAGTGCCTATTGCGACAAAACCGGCAACAGTGGCTCCCATGTCGGTGATGAGATAGACCTGTTCGTTCAATGGCGACTGCCGTCCCTGCGCGATGTCAAAGGGGAGAAAATTACCTTGCGCATTGGCTACAGCCGTTTCTGGCCGGGAGAGTTTACCAAAAATGTCGCGGACAATGTCGCCGCAGACTGGCTGTTTGCCCAAGTGCAATACAGTTATCGGTTTTAG
- the ablB gene encoding putative beta-lysine N-acetyltransferase, with protein sequence MSDQIVTFEHSLLQHGKSNDRVYLMKVDERDLPEVISFAEKLAAQHRYSKLFAKVPATLENAFLEYGFMVEARVPGLFGGEQEGVFISRFVDAQRSEEKFADTVKDVLAAAQAKPTVSFADARLPGGYSCKLLGPQDAEDMAALYKVVFASYPFPIHDPDYLRQTMDNDVIYHGFRHDGELVAVSSSEMNLAAKHVEMTDFATHPDQRGAGLASFLLEKMEQDMRQHGIRTAFTIARAYSFGMNITFSKHGYRFTGTLVNNTQIFGQLESMNVWYKAL encoded by the coding sequence ATGAGTGATCAGATCGTCACATTTGAACATTCGCTGCTGCAGCATGGCAAAAGTAATGACCGGGTCTACCTGATGAAGGTGGATGAGCGCGACCTGCCCGAGGTGATCAGTTTTGCTGAAAAGTTAGCAGCGCAGCACCGTTACAGCAAACTGTTTGCCAAGGTGCCGGCAACACTTGAGAACGCCTTTCTGGAGTATGGCTTCATGGTGGAAGCACGCGTTCCCGGCTTGTTTGGCGGAGAGCAGGAAGGCGTGTTCATCAGCCGGTTTGTCGATGCGCAACGCAGCGAGGAGAAATTTGCCGACACCGTGAAAGATGTGCTGGCTGCCGCTCAGGCCAAGCCGACCGTGTCTTTTGCCGACGCCCGCCTGCCCGGTGGCTACAGCTGCAAGTTGCTTGGTCCGCAGGATGCCGAGGACATGGCTGCTTTGTACAAAGTGGTTTTTGCCTCCTATCCGTTTCCTATTCATGATCCGGACTATCTACGCCAGACCATGGACAACGACGTGATCTATCATGGCTTTCGTCATGACGGTGAACTCGTCGCGGTTTCTTCTTCAGAGATGAATCTCGCAGCAAAGCATGTCGAAATGACCGACTTTGCTACCCATCCGGATCAACGTGGTGCCGGTCTGGCCAGTTTTCTGCTTGAAAAGATGGAGCAGGATATGCGCCAGCACGGTATCCGTACTGCCTTCACCATTGCCCGAGCCTATTCGTTCGGCATGAACATCACCTTCAGCAAGCACGGGTATCGTTTTACCGGCACGCTGGTCAATAACACCCAGATTTTCGGTCAATTGGAAAGTATGAATGTCTGGTACAAGGCTCTGTAA
- a CDS encoding DUF481 domain-containing protein → MKRFCSIVVMVLLLPVSSVFAADAPGTWKDQAELAYVDTSGNTEVTTLSAKNKLSYQFTDRITGLWKVEILNGKSDGERNAESYFTELRGDYACTELLYYYAQASWLKDRFADIDSRTVLGAGSGYKFLTGPKHFLRGEAGLTYTMEELTDDSDDQYVGGRLFGQYDYQISDSSKFTQSAELFLDLEQMSNYRLNSETALTTALNSVLSFKTSYVIKYDNEPADGTEHTDTILAASLVANF, encoded by the coding sequence ATGAAACGCTTTTGCTCTATCGTTGTGATGGTCCTCTTGCTTCCGGTTTCGTCTGTGTTTGCCGCAGATGCACCGGGAACCTGGAAAGATCAGGCGGAACTCGCCTATGTCGATACCAGCGGCAACACAGAGGTCACGACACTGTCTGCAAAAAACAAGTTGTCTTATCAGTTTACAGACAGAATCACAGGTCTGTGGAAAGTGGAAATTCTCAACGGCAAGAGCGATGGCGAACGCAATGCCGAATCTTATTTCACAGAGCTGCGGGGTGACTACGCCTGCACGGAATTGCTTTACTACTATGCCCAGGCCAGCTGGCTGAAAGATCGCTTTGCCGATATCGATTCCCGTACGGTTCTCGGTGCCGGTAGTGGCTATAAATTTTTGACCGGGCCCAAACACTTTCTGCGTGGCGAAGCGGGTCTGACCTACACCATGGAAGAGCTGACTGACGATTCCGATGATCAATATGTCGGTGGCCGTCTATTCGGACAATATGATTACCAGATCAGTGATTCGAGCAAATTCACCCAGAGCGCCGAGCTGTTTCTCGACCTGGAGCAGATGAGCAACTATCGCCTTAACTCGGAGACCGCGCTGACCACTGCATTGAACAGTGTGCTGTCGTTCAAGACCAGCTATGTCATTAAATATGACAATGAGCCGGCAGACGGCACCGAGCACACGGATACCATTTTGGCGGCATCGCTGGTGGCCAATTTCTAA